In Polynucleobacter sp. AP-Ainpum-60-G11, one DNA window encodes the following:
- the atpG gene encoding F0F1 ATP synthase subunit gamma, giving the protein MASTKEIRSKIKSVQNTRKITKAMEMVAASKMRRAQERMRNARPYAEKIREIVANLSKANPEFRPAYMATREVKKIGTILVTTDKGLCGGLNTNVLRLIANQVRDMEGSNIGIEYTAIGSKGLQFLNRSKAKLISQTIQIGDTPHMDVLIGAITAQLEAFERGEIDAVYLAYTRFVNAMKQEPVLEKLLPLESAALTPEEKAGNSWDYIYEPDAESILNGLLKRYVEAMIYQAVAENMASEQSARMVSMKAASDNAKNVIGELQLEYNKTRQAAITKELSEIVGGAAAV; this is encoded by the coding sequence ATGGCAAGCACAAAAGAGATACGATCTAAGATCAAGAGCGTGCAAAACACGCGCAAGATCACGAAGGCAATGGAAATGGTCGCCGCATCCAAGATGCGCCGCGCCCAAGAGCGCATGCGTAATGCGCGTCCATATGCTGAAAAAATTCGTGAGATTGTTGCCAATCTTTCCAAAGCAAATCCTGAGTTCCGCCCTGCTTACATGGCAACTCGCGAAGTGAAGAAAATTGGCACGATATTGGTTACAACAGACAAAGGTTTATGCGGTGGTTTAAATACCAACGTACTGCGTTTGATTGCAAACCAAGTGCGCGATATGGAAGGCAGCAACATTGGCATTGAATACACTGCCATTGGTTCTAAAGGCCTCCAGTTTTTAAATCGCTCAAAAGCAAAACTGATTTCTCAAACAATTCAAATTGGCGATACGCCACATATGGATGTTTTGATTGGCGCAATTACTGCCCAATTGGAAGCGTTTGAGCGCGGCGAAATTGATGCCGTTTACTTGGCATATACCCGCTTTGTAAACGCAATGAAACAAGAGCCTGTTTTAGAAAAACTCTTGCCTTTGGAGTCGGCTGCATTAACTCCAGAAGAGAAGGCGGGAAATTCTTGGGATTACATCTACGAACCAGATGCAGAGTCCATTTTGAATGGCCTGCTCAAGCGCTATGTAGAAGCAATGATTTATCAAGCGGTTGCTGAGAATATGGCTTCAGAGCAATCTGCGCGAATGGTCTCTATGAAGGCCGCTTCAGATAATGCGAAGAATGTAATCGGCGAATTGCAATTGGAATACAACAAAACACGACAGGCTGCTATTACAAAAGAGTTGTCAGAGATTGTTGGCGGAGCGGCTGCTGTTTAA
- the atpD gene encoding F0F1 ATP synthase subunit beta, with protein MSNGNIVQCIGPVVDIQFPRDKMPNIYDALTLVDSGEKSFAEKGLTFEVQQQIGDGVVRAIAMGASDGLRRGMEVKSTGGPISVPVGPATLGRIMDVLGRPIDDAGPIATEERRAIHQPAPKFDELSPSVDLLETGIKVIDLVCPFAKGGKVGLFGGAGVGKTVNMMELINNIAKQHSGLSVFAGVGERTREGNDFYHEMKESNVIDKVAMVFGQMNEPPGNRLRVALTGLTMAEAFRDEGRDILFFVDNIYRYTLAGTEVSALLGRMPSAVGYQPTLAEEMGKLQERITSTKTGSVTSIQAVYVPADDLTDPSPATTFLHLDSTVVLSRDIAALGIYPAVDPLDSTSRQLDPQVVGQEHYEVAREVQMTLQRYKELRDIIAILGMDELSPEDKLAVSRARKIQRFLSQPFHVAEVFTGSPGKYVPLKETIRGFKMICSGELDHLPEQAFYMVGSIDEAIEKAKKL; from the coding sequence ATGAGTAACGGAAATATCGTGCAGTGTATCGGTCCAGTGGTGGACATTCAGTTCCCACGCGACAAAATGCCAAACATTTATGATGCGTTGACATTAGTTGATAGCGGCGAAAAATCATTTGCTGAAAAAGGTTTGACCTTTGAGGTACAACAACAGATCGGTGACGGCGTAGTTCGCGCGATTGCCATGGGCGCAAGCGATGGTTTGCGTCGTGGTATGGAAGTGAAATCTACTGGCGGTCCAATTTCTGTTCCTGTTGGCCCAGCAACATTGGGACGCATCATGGACGTTTTAGGACGCCCAATTGATGATGCAGGTCCTATTGCCACTGAAGAGCGCCGCGCTATTCACCAGCCAGCACCAAAGTTTGATGAACTCTCTCCTTCCGTTGACTTGTTAGAAACCGGTATTAAGGTTATTGACTTAGTTTGCCCGTTTGCAAAAGGCGGTAAGGTTGGCTTGTTCGGTGGTGCGGGTGTTGGTAAGACCGTAAACATGATGGAATTGATTAACAACATCGCTAAGCAACACTCAGGTTTATCTGTGTTTGCTGGTGTTGGTGAGCGTACTCGTGAAGGTAATGACTTCTACCACGAGATGAAAGAATCTAACGTTATCGACAAAGTGGCAATGGTGTTCGGTCAGATGAACGAGCCTCCAGGCAACCGTTTGCGCGTTGCGTTGACTGGTTTGACGATGGCTGAAGCGTTCCGTGATGAAGGCCGTGACATTTTGTTCTTCGTTGACAACATCTACCGTTACACACTCGCAGGTACTGAGGTATCAGCGTTGTTAGGTCGTATGCCTTCAGCTGTGGGTTATCAACCTACTTTGGCTGAAGAAATGGGTAAGTTGCAAGAGCGTATTACATCAACTAAGACTGGTTCCGTTACATCTATTCAGGCCGTTTATGTTCCTGCGGATGACTTGACCGATCCGTCACCAGCAACAACCTTCTTACACTTAGACTCCACAGTTGTGTTGTCACGTGATATTGCTGCTTTGGGTATCTACCCAGCGGTTGATCCATTGGATTCAACCAGCCGTCAGCTTGATCCACAGGTGGTTGGTCAAGAGCACTATGAAGTAGCTCGTGAAGTTCAGATGACATTACAGCGTTACAAAGAGTTGCGCGACATTATTGCTATTTTGGGTATGGACGAGCTGTCACCAGAAGACAAATTAGCTGTGTCACGTGCACGTAAGATTCAGCGTTTCTTGTCCCAGCCTTTCCACGTTGCTGAAGTATTTACTGGTTCACCAGGCAAATACGTTCCATTGAAAGAAACTATCCGTGGTTTCAAAATGATTTGCAGCGGTGAATTGGATCACTTGCCAGAGCAAGCGTTCTATATGGTGGGTTCAATTGATGAAGCCATCGAGAAAGCTAAGAAGCTTTAA